A region from the Benincasa hispida cultivar B227 chromosome 8, ASM972705v1, whole genome shotgun sequence genome encodes:
- the LOC120084032 gene encoding uncharacterized protein LOC120084032, which produces MRQIVGELMNRPQGTLPSSTELPRNLGNTGKEHCQAVTLRSGKAAIKVRKKSRKTESKEQPAIESRKPLSQTESKESETREPEDVINSKPPDHETLKVQLPPFPQRLKNKHNDEGHCLKEEKHGKIHHGGIDTRIKYYNLTKDGDPGSFTIPCSIGGIYIGQALCDLGVSINLMLLSIFKRLNVGQLTPTTVTLQLADRSLVHPEWKLKDVLITIDRFILPADFIILDYEADKDVPIILG; this is translated from the exons atGCGACAAATTGTGGGAGAGCTAATGAACAGACCCCAAGGGACATTGCCTAGctcaaccgagcttccacgcaatCTAGGGAATACAGGGAAAGAACACTGCCAAGCAGTCACCCTAAGGAGTGGAAAGGCAGCGATAAAAGTCAGAAAGAAGTCTCGCAAGACCGAGTCAAAGGAGCAACCTGCAATTGAATCAAGGAAACCTCTATCACAGACTGAATCAAAGGAGTCCGAAACTAGGGAACCAGAAGATGTGATCAACTCCAAGCCTCCAGACCATGAAACATTGAAAGTACAGCTACCTCCATTTCCTCAAAGactgaaaaataaacataacGATGAAG GACATTGTCTCAAAGAAGAGAAGCATGGGAAGATTCACCACGGTGGCATTGACACAAGAATCAAATACTATAATCTCACCAAAGATGGCGACCCAGGcagtttcacaataccctgctcaataggaGGAATCTATATTGGTCAAGCATTATGCGATCTTGGAGTaagcataaacttaatgctcctttcaatcttcaaaagaTTGAATGTAGGACAACTAACACCCACAACAGTGACTCTTCAACTCGCCGATAGATCTTTGGTGCATCCTGAATGGAAATTAAAGGATGTCTTGATAACAATAGACAGATTCATTCTACCTGCAGACTTCATTATCTTAGATTATGAGGCGGATAAAGATGTTCCAATCATATTGGGATAA